A segment of the Labrus mixtus chromosome 15, fLabMix1.1, whole genome shotgun sequence genome:
AAATTCAAATTTCAagtcaaacaacacaaacaggtaTTCTTACATCCTGCCATCCCATTGGCTCGCATAAATATGAGTAACTCACGTCAGCAGCTTTCTGTTGATTATAAATTGAAGCTTCGGGTCAAGTTGTTCGTCGGCCAATTGTTGCATCTTCGTTGTTACTTGGAAGCGAACATGGATCTCATTAAAGACGGGTGGTTTACGGAACTATCCCCGTTATGGCCGGGGCAAGCGGCCAGCCTGGAAGTGGAAGAGCTCCTCTACCACAAGAAATCCAAATATCAAGATGTCCTGGTCTTCAAGAGGTGAGTATGTAGCAACTTTATAACTCTGATGACACCTGACGATTTctgtttttagactttttaatgACTAAGAAAGATACCATTCCATTAAAATTAGATATCTGCGTCAAAAAGCAACAAATTGGCCAATTAAGTCACTTAGATAAATTTCCAAAACGATTTAAAATCCAAGGTGGTTATTTTGAGCATAGCTTTATGAAGACTAACTATATCCGGCAATTTCTCATTGTCTGTTTTGTAACATTTGTGGCACACTTGTCTGGCTTCTGATGTGGCATCCTCTTAAGATATGAATTATAAGGTATATTGAGTTTATTTAGCCCAAGGTTGCAAATGCTTTCAATTGAACCTCTCATACTTcactttaatgtctttattccAGTAAACAATATGGCAATGTCTTGGTGCTGGATGGAGTGATCCAGTGCTCTGAGAGGGATGAGTTTGCATATCAAGAGATGATTGCCAACCTTCCCTTGTACAGCCACCCATGCCCCAAGAAGGTATCAAACACAAATCgatatttttctacatttatggATCTGCAGAATTACAACACTCTCAGCGAGTCATGTTTTCTGTCCTGACTGCCAGAACCTTTCCCTTTACACAGGTGCTGATCATTGGCGGAGGAGATGGCGGTGTAGCAAGGGAGGTTGCGAGACATCCGATGGTGGAATCGGTGGTTCAGTGTGAGATAGATGAGGTGCGAGAAACACAACTGATTAGATTTATCTTTCTCCAGAGAGCTacaaacatgatttattttaatgcttGCTCGTAttaatgtacattttgtttgttgatcAAGGATGTTATCAATGTAGCAAAGGACTTCCTCCCAGGGATGGCCCAAGGGTTTTACAGTCCCAAGCTCACCCTGCATGTTGGAGACGGCTTTGAATTCATGATGGCGAACCAGGATTCTTTTGACGTCATTATCACGGACTCCTCAGACCCTATCGGTAAGTGCTTTTGTgttataacatttttatttgcaaactgaaatgtaaaacGGACCGATTCTGAGGTCTCTTTTTTGTTGTAGGACCTGCTGAGTGTTTGTTCCAGGAGCCTTACTATGAGCTTCTGAAGTCATCACTGAAAAGTGATGGGATTCTTTGTTCACAGGGTAAGATATTTAGATATATAcacatcatgttgttttttgtattccAACACAGTTTTGAATAAATAGTGGTGATTTGAATAACTGATTAACCAAAACTTACCAGGGCCAAAAAGACTGACAGGGAATTAATATGCCTTCACCTCTTCTCTTGAATCAATCTCTCAGGAGAGTGTCAATGGCTCCATTTGGATCTGATTAAGGAGATGCAAACCTTCTGCAAGAAGCTATTCCCGGTGGTGGACTATGCCTACACATGTGTCCCCAGTTACTCCAGTGGCCAAATTGGATTCATGCTCTGCAGTAAAGATCCTGTAAGTGTGTCAGTCATTCTCTATTGCACCTGATTGTGGTCAGAGTTCCTTTAAATGCCCCTGGTTTATTCTAAAAGACATGTAGTGCATTAACTTGTTCAGTGTTTCTTGGTGCTCGGTCACATCCGTTAAATGAATATTGTGCCTTCTCTATTTTTAATATAGGAGACAAATTTCAGGGAACCAGAGGAATTCCTGTCAAAAGAAGAAGTGGAAGACATGGCATTTAGATATTACAACTCTAATATCCACAAAGCCTC
Coding sequences within it:
- the LOC132990109 gene encoding spermidine synthase-like, yielding MDLIKDGWFTELSPLWPGQAASLEVEELLYHKKSKYQDVLVFKSKQYGNVLVLDGVIQCSERDEFAYQEMIANLPLYSHPCPKKVLIIGGGDGGVAREVARHPMVESVVQCEIDEDVINVAKDFLPGMAQGFYSPKLTLHVGDGFEFMMANQDSFDVIITDSSDPIGPAECLFQEPYYELLKSSLKSDGILCSQGECQWLHLDLIKEMQTFCKKLFPVVDYAYTCVPSYSSGQIGFMLCSKDPETNFREPEEFLSKEEVEDMAFRYYNSNIHKASFVLPEFARKALSDE